Proteins encoded by one window of Castor canadensis chromosome 2, mCasCan1.hap1v2, whole genome shotgun sequence:
- the Rhov gene encoding rho-related GTP-binding protein RhoV: MPPRELSEAEPPPLRTPTPPPRRRSATPELGIKCVLVGDGAVGKSSLIVSYTCNGYPACYRPTALDTFSVQVLVDGAPVRIELWDTAGQEDFDRLRSLCYPDTDVFLACFSVVQPSSFQNITEKWLPEIRTHNPQAPVLLVGTQADLRDDVNVLIQLDQGGRKGPVPQPQAQGLAEKIRACCYLECSALTQKNLKEVFDSAILSAIEHKARLEKKLNAKGVRTLSRCRWKKFFCFV, translated from the exons ATGCCGCCGCGGGAGCTGAGCGAGGCCGAGCCGCCCCCGCTCCGCACCCCGACCCCTCCTCCGCGGCGGCGCAGCGCGACCCCGGAGCTGGGCATCAAGTGCGTGCTGGTGGGCGATGGCGCCGTGGGCAAGAGCAGCCTCATCGTGAGCTACACCTGCAACGGGTACCCCGCGTGCTACCGGCCCACGGCGCTGGACACCTTCTCTG TGCAAGTCCTCGTGGATGGAGCCCCCGTCCGCATCGAGCTCTGGGACACAGCCGGGCAG GAGGACTTTGACCGGCTTCGCTCCCTCTGCTACCCCGATACCGATGTCTTCCTGGCCTGCTTCAGCGTGGTGCAGCCCAGCTCTTTCCAAAACATCACGGAGAAATGGCTGCCCGAGATCCGCACTCACAACCCTCAGGCACCCGTGCTGCTGGTGGgcacccaggctgacctgaggGACGATGTCAATGTATTGATTCAGCTGGACCAGGGGGGCCGGAAGGGTCCGGTGCCCCAACCTCAAGCCCAGGGTCTGGCGGAGAAGATCCGGGCCTGCTGCTACCTCGAGTGCTCGGCCTTGACGCAGAAGAACTTGAAGGAGGTGTTTGACTCGGCCATTCTCAGTGCCATTGAGCACAAAGCTCGGCTGGAGAAGAAACTGAATGCCAAAGGCGTGCGCACGCTCTCCCGCTGTCGCTGGAAGaagttcttctgttttgtttga